In Actinoplanes lobatus, the DNA window CGCCGGCCAGTTCCTTCTCCACCAGGTCGGCGAGCGCGCTGCTGGCGGAGTTCGGGCCCTGGATGCTGGCGTCGATACGCAGGATTGCCATCGATTTCTCCCCAAATCAGAGTTGAATGTTCAACACGAAGGTTGCCACATCAACTATTGAAAGTTCAAGGGCAGGGATCGCGTATTCTGCTCAGTCGTGAGCGACCCCACATCCGCCCCCTGGCTCTCCGACGACGAGCAGCGCGCGTGGATGGCGCTCACCACGGTGCTCACCACACTTCCCGCCGCGATCGACGCGCAGCTCAAGCGGGACTCCGGGCTCAACTTCTTCGAGTACACGATCCTGTCCTCGCTGGCCCAGGCCCCCGGCCGGGCGCTGCGCATGAACAGCCTCGCCCACCTCGCCTGCGCCTCACCGTCCCGGCTCTCGCACGCGGTCTCCCGGCTGGAGAAACACGGCTGGGCGACGCGGCGCACCACCGACTCCCCGGAGGGCCGCTGGGTCGAGGCGGTGCTCACCGACGCGGGCGCCACCGCCGTCACGGCGGCCGCACCGGCGCACGTCCGGGAGGCCCGCCGGCTGGTCTTCGACGTGCTCACCCCGGAGCAGGTGGAGCAGCTCACCCGGATCGGCTACCAGCTGCTGCGGGCCGCCGCGCCGCACCTCACAGCCTGTTTGGAGGTTCCCGCGGCCCGGCCGCCGGACTAGGCAGGGTCCTGCCGATCGGTGAGGTTCCCTTCCGGCGACGCCGACCCGGGATGAAACGCAGAGCCCAGCATGCCGAAGGCCTGATACAACGGGTGCGTGTGCCCGGTTCGGCTGACACTCA includes these proteins:
- a CDS encoding MarR family winged helix-turn-helix transcriptional regulator, with product MSDPTSAPWLSDDEQRAWMALTTVLTTLPAAIDAQLKRDSGLNFFEYTILSSLAQAPGRALRMNSLAHLACASPSRLSHAVSRLEKHGWATRRTTDSPEGRWVEAVLTDAGATAVTAAAPAHVREARRLVFDVLTPEQVEQLTRIGYQLLRAAAPHLTACLEVPAARPPD